From the genome of Carassius gibelio isolate Cgi1373 ecotype wild population from Czech Republic chromosome A18, carGib1.2-hapl.c, whole genome shotgun sequence:
atatactaGTGATATCTTGCTAAAGTTAATTTCATAGCAAGATGTTTTTGTATCTTTAAAGGGGTGATAAAACACGATTTCACTTTTCTAACTTTAGCTAGTGTGTAATTttcctgtttgagcataaacaacatctgcaaagttacaacgtTCAAAGTTTTAAGCAAAGGGAGATAtttgcttttaaagaaatccaTTTCTAAGGACTACAGCAAACGGCCGGTAGGGACTACACGACATTCCTTCAGGGTTGCTGACGTCACTAAGCCCAATATTTACATAAACCCCTCCTCCGAGAATAATAGATTAGGTGGGGGGCGAGGCCATTTTATATTGCTGTGGAGATTGAGAAGAGTTGTTGTATGCTGGAGTATTTTTGCCGCGATGCCgacgaaacgctgttattttcatccggATTGCAGGTCCACTTTGTTCAGCCTTCCTAGGGACGGGGAAGTTAGGGATCAAtggttaaaatttatttttaactcgGTCCCTCAAAAATATTACCCAAATCTCGCTCTCTGTGCTGCACATTTTACGGAGGAAAGCTTCCACAATCTTCGCGAGTTCAATGCAGGATTCGCCCAACGGCttgtcctgaaagatggagcagttccaacTTTAAAAACAGAAGCTGTTTACGGGCCACAAGCTGTAAGTATGACTTATTTTTCGTCGatgtgttttactgtattggttTGTATTGCTATTGGCTGTATTGCTAATTGTGCGTTGTATCGAGGAAGTGAACAAATAACAACGCTGTTTGGCTCTGCAAACCAGTTAGTTAAATGCTTATTCATACTTAATGCGACAAACACCCTAACGTTACgaactttttttcttaatctcaacAACGAACTTGGAATTAGTGTATATTATTCTTTGATTAGAGCGTTTATGTATTGTTTATCTACATGTTTGTTTATCTGCAGGCATGCTAAACATGGTTCTGTGTTTGATTTGGCTACTATAGTAAAGCCAATGTTTTGGGTTAATAGTTATAGCGACAGATATTTGGTTATAAGCgttctaaaaatacaaaagtaacgATTCCATTCAGTACCGATTACTATAGATGTTCACTCTTTAATCCAAAAAAATCCCTTTGAGGACTAATACAATTTATCAGAACAATTATATGAAAATCTTGCTTATGAAGCTTATTTTTTGTGGTCCAATGATTATTATCCAGTAATTTTTTCTTACTATTTTTACAtgtcaaatgtatgttttaagcTGTAATTTGATCATTGATTACATATTGTCATTATTTCTTACAGACAACATCTCAGCAGGGTGCGAGTTCCCAAGAGCTCCCCACTACATCTACACTTCATGAAGTTGGATGTCAGTCAGACCCTATAGAGACCGAAACTGTAGCCACAGAGATAAAGCCGAAGATGCGATCAGTGGGCACACAACTTTCAATGGGTACATTGAGCAGTTTCCACTTAAGGAGCAAAGGAATGAAATACAGacattaaatgtgtttgtgttactTTATCATATGCAGTTCTAGtacatattgtcttttttttattataattgtcataCCGGCTACTGAAACGTATGTGTATTAGAAAGTGGCTTATgtttatcactgtaaaaaaaattgtaatagcaTGACCGATGGTTATGAgtaattgtatttttactttttttttttgtacttgtagGCATTCAGGCAACATATTATGGTCATGATGTGGGCACCCAAACAACTGACATGTTTCCTGATGTGCAGCTGTCTTCAACACCAGTAAGGGGCTCAGTCTTCAGGCCCAGTAAGAGACCTCGTCTGGTGTTAGATGAGGAAGAAGAATCAGAATTAAATGTCGAACCCACTGATTCCACATATAACCCAGATTCTGTTGTCACTGAAGAATCAGAATTGGCGtaagatataaatacatatttacgcacttttttactaatacatttgtgtttaaaaatatatataaaacatgaaagcAACTTcctaatatttattctttttatattgcCTTAGGATAGATCCACAGCCCGACCACAGCGATAACAAATACATTGTTTTTGAAAGCTGTCTTCGAGAGCTGTTTGTGTCCTGTCCAATTTGTAAGGCAAAGTGTGTTGTCCAGAGCAGACGAAGGGGGACTTTTGTTGCATTCACCCAGCTTTGTGAAAAGTGTAACTACTACAGACAGTGGCAGAGCCAGCCCATTGTTGGGAGTACCCCACTTGGAAACCTGCTATTGTCTGCTGCAACGTATTTTACCGGTGGATCTTTTAAACAACTAGAGAaggtattacaatttacaataaaattcacaaaaaaatactgtgttgtttctgtatgtatgtactgtatgattTCTATGTTAAGCCATGAAGCTCCAGATGATGCATTTCGTAACTTTTAGGATTCATGCCAGGAATTTCATTGAGCCTACCATAATACACAAGTGGAACCAAGATCAACTAAATCTCATAAGACAGCTGCAAGAGGGAGGAAATGTTGCTGTGGCTGGAGATATGCGTGCTGACACGCCAGGTACGTTTAAAAAATCACGCCGTTTATTTTATAGTCTTTGAGTTCTCCTAAAATATTATGATACTGATGTTCTCAGTAATGTTCTATATCTGATTATGATGTTTACAATAGGACACTCAGCAAAATTTGGCAGCCACACCATTTTGCACATGGAAACCAACAAAATTCTGGATCTTCAACTAGTTCAGGTTAGtaattaagcatttaaaaaaagttacattttcttttatctgtTATTGTTTATACTCTACtctgtttatacatttgaaatgttGTGTACCCAACAACAGAGCAATGAGGTTGGTGGCAGTTATCATATGGAAAAGGAGGGATTGAAGCGTTGTCTTGATAAGCTGGAGTCTAATGGTTTAGCTGTTGACTACATCGTCACCGATCGCCATCCGCAGATTCAGAAGTACCTGAGGGACCGCAATATCACTCAGTTCTATGACGTGTGGCACTTTGAGAAAGGTAATTATTTatctttgtattattaattaatacttaTTCAGTTAATTGTTAAACCTAacttgtacatttatatttttggggtAATTAGATTTTCTTGAAATAATGATTGTACAACCAAGCTTTTACTTTGTACAGGTTTATCTAAGAAACTTGACAAACTTTCAAAAATGAAGGACTGCGAGGTGCTGAAAAAATGGTTGCACAGCATCAAAAACCATGTTTACTGGAGTGCGATTTCCTCTGAGTCTGGGCCAGAAAAGGTGGCGAAGTGGAATTCACTGCAGAACCACATACAAAATGTACATGTTCATGAGAACCACCTCTTCCCCAAGTGTGAAAACCCAGACAAAGTTTCCAGGGATCCAAAAAAATGGTTCCAATCAGGTATGACTATAGAGAGACAAATGACAATAGAatgacagtaaaatagtaaaattttgagatttttttcatattttatctgTTTGGTTACAGGATCAATAGCGCTTCATAAAGTGGAAAAGCTATTATACAACAAGAGGGTTCTCAAGGATATAGAAAAGCTCAGCCACAACTTTCAGACGTCATCACTGGAGGCTTTCCACAGTCTGATTTTGCGTTTTGCCCCAAAGAACGTGATTTTCCCTTTCATAGGAATGTTGTGCAGGTAATAATCTTTGACAtgttcagaaatatttataaacattgtttctaacaatttttatggaaatgttttttttattcattattttattaatattaataatcttttcctataataaataatgttctttccTAATAAGGAAGAAACAGGTAAAATAGGTTAGGAGCCTTGCCTGTGGCCCTATGTTATCTATGTTATGAGTAGCAGAGATATAAAGAGGTAGAAAGCCTCCCATCTTGGCGAGCACTCTCACATTCTCTTGACTGAGTGTGCGACTGTGAGCCTTTCTTGCAAGAAAGAAACCATTATAATCATTGATTGAACATTTGTCTCTTATTctgaattgtttgtttatttgtcacaACACAGTTTACTaatcttttcatattttatggATTGTCCACTGATTACAGGCTGTATCTTGCAGCAATGCACTATAATGAAAATGCTAACCGTGAGCAGGCAACAACAACTGAAGGACAGGCTGTGTATAAATTCGTTTTTCCAAAGTCCAAAAAAGGGGAATGCACAGCAAAGCCAGTGAAAATAGAACCAACATACAGTaagttgtaaaatgttttattaacaataatataacaaaagctataatgaaataaatataagcttacaaaaaatatttataaatattacacaaatgttaattataaaacaaaggtAGATTATTTATCAGTAATTATATAAACCCATAGAGGGACTCAGTATTCTGTTCTTTACAGACTATGTCGATGACCTTATGAGCCTTCTGTTACATAAAGTCTTTGTGGACCCCAAGCCATATGCGGAAGAGCTGCATGCAATCCCCATTCCACCTCCTCTGTCATCACAGTATGAAAAACCTTCATAGAAGAGGTGATTGCCCAGCGTGTCACGATTCAGTCGAGGGGTGGCCGGAACCCAACATACTGTCCCGCTGGATCAGGAAACTGTAGGCGGATCCGGTTAACAACACATGAGGGGATGACAACCCTCACACTACGTCCTTGGTAGCCCCAGCACCAGCTGACAAAACTGCGAAAGGCCAGATAACGGAAGCGCCTATGGCAGGAACAGAAAACCTCAATATTGTGTATAAAACCAGTGGTATATTGGAAACATGTATATGTGATGTGAAAATATGTTTGATAAAAATtgatattttgatttaatttttgtcTTTGAATAACATGtcttgtgtaaatatatattaatatatatttgttttttatttatattattttacacaacataatttcattaaatttaataaatacttaCTCCTCTTCATTTCTGCGTCTCACTGGTCCATAGTCGGCTctaaatattattgatattttgcaAAGTATACGGATTTAAGCAGTTTGGTTCAAAACCTGGATGCTCAACCATATATTTAGGAGGGTCTGGAACCTCCATCATTCGTTTTACAACCTAAACAGTAATGTAAGACAATGAGAACATACTGTACAATTAACCTAGGTtcatcttttaaatatgaaaaaaggaTTATACAGAACTATTAACACGTTATGCATAATTTTGGTACTAGCTTATTACACTACCTTCTGTATTTCTTTGCAGCAGATGTTTTCCTCTTCAGTTGGCATTTTTGCACAGTTATTACATGTACacctaataaaatatatatattttttaaataaaaaaggttctTGAATAGTTTTGTTAATAGACAAAcacttattattgttataaattcAACATCAACTATTATAATTAGTACAATTAAATAACAGCGTATCTAAAAAAGTATTagatcacaacaataaaaaacataacattctGAAACGTCATTTAACAGCCGTTCTTGAACAGGAAATGCTCGATCATCTTCATCAAAATTTTCTGGGTCCGATTCGGGCTCAAATTGGTATGGTTTTATTGACGCCATTGTTTCTAATACCCCCAAAGCACAGACTACTGGTAAAGGTAAGGGGCATGACGTTACCGAAAAACAcacccagtgtgttgtgattcgctagtcggttagcgaatcacaacacactggggcAGCTAACCAATCTAAGCCCATTGCTATTTTTGTGGGACTGGCTTCATAGAACCCGGAA
Proteins encoded in this window:
- the LOC127933991 gene encoding uncharacterized protein LOC127933991, whose amino-acid sequence is MPTKRCYFHPDCRSTLFSLPRDGEVRDQWLKFIFNSVPQKYYPNLALCAAHFTEESFHNLREFNAGFAQRLVLKDGAVPTLKTEAVYGPQATTSQQGASSQELPTTSTLHEVGCQSDPIETETVATEIKPKMRSVGTQLSMGIQATYYGHDVGTQTTDMFPDVQLSSTPVRGSVFRPSKRPRLVLDEEEESELNVEPTDSTYNPDSVVTEESELAIDPQPDHSDNKYIVFESCLRELFVSCPICKAKCVVQSRRRGTFVAFTQLCEKCNYYRQWQSQPIVGSTPLGNLLLSAATYFTGGSFKQLEKDSCQEFH